The bacterium genome contains a region encoding:
- the yhdN gene encoding Aldo-keto reductase YhdN has protein sequence MLHLNNLGYSATELSNLGFGAWGIGGTAYGPTDDEVSRAALRDAFERGISFFDTADVYGNGHSELLIGQTLGRFREAITIASKVGFNFYDGTGRPTFDPEYIRSCCHKSLARLQTHYIDVYQLHNPPPSVIRNPEVLQTLIDLQHEGKIRVPAVSVSRAEDAFAVLQTPGYGAIQIIYNLIDQRPQALGILTQARSHGVGIIARVPLAYGFLTGKYQTGHAFGRLDHRARRSSAEVSRYLHRAATFQSLIDDGLAANMTELALRFCISHEGVTSVIPGLKTPEQVQAAVHAISRGPLPGEALVRIHSAGLAWAHEDTHLSLA, from the coding sequence ATGCTGCACCTGAACAACCTCGGCTACTCCGCGACGGAGCTTTCCAATCTCGGCTTTGGTGCCTGGGGCATCGGCGGGACCGCCTACGGTCCCACGGACGACGAGGTCTCCCGGGCCGCCTTGCGCGATGCTTTCGAGCGGGGTATCAGCTTCTTCGACACCGCTGATGTCTATGGGAATGGCCACTCCGAACTCCTGATTGGGCAGACCCTTGGGCGATTCCGGGAAGCCATCACGATCGCCTCGAAGGTCGGCTTTAACTTCTATGACGGCACCGGCCGGCCGACATTCGACCCGGAGTACATCCGCTCCTGCTGCCACAAGTCGCTGGCCCGGCTACAGACGCACTACATCGATGTCTATCAGCTGCACAACCCACCCCCGTCGGTGATTCGGAATCCCGAAGTGCTGCAGACGCTCATCGATCTGCAACACGAAGGGAAAATCCGGGTGCCGGCGGTGTCCGTGAGTCGGGCGGAAGATGCCTTCGCGGTGTTGCAGACTCCAGGCTATGGAGCCATCCAGATCATCTACAACCTCATCGACCAGCGTCCCCAGGCCCTGGGTATTCTCACGCAGGCCCGAAGCCACGGAGTCGGCATCATCGCCCGGGTGCCGCTCGCCTACGGCTTCCTGACCGGCAAGTACCAGACTGGACACGCGTTCGGACGGCTGGATCACCGGGCGCGGCGGAGTAGCGCGGAAGTGAGTCGCTATCTCCACCGGGCCGCGACTTTCCAGTCCCTGATCGATGACGGCCTCGCAGCGAACATGACCGAACTCGCCCTCCGCTTCTGTATCAGCCACGAAGGGGTGACCTCGGTCATTCCGGGCCTGAAGACCCCCGAGCAGGTGCAGGCTGCTGTCCATG